The Myxococcota bacterium genomic sequence CGGCCGGCCGCTGCCCAAGGACGAGTTCGAGGTCGTCTGGCGCCAGGGCGGCGAGATCCCCGACTAGCTGCCCGCGGCGCGGGTCACCTCTTCGCGGTACGCGGCCATGTCGACCACGCGCCCCTCGTGGCGCGCGCGCTCGGCGGCGAAGCCCAGCAGGTGACTCTCGAGCGCGGTGCGGCCCGCCGCGCGCGCCTCGGCGCCCGCGCCGGACGCGACCGCGTCGCAAAAGTGAGTCAGCAGGTTGCGGTCGCCCGAGGCGTGGCCGACCGAAGCGGGCAGGCGCAGCGTCTCGAGCTGCGTGTCGCCGTGCCGTGTGACCTCGAGCAGTCCGGTCTGCAAGACCCCGCGGAGCTCGCCGTGACTGCCCGAGATGCGCAGCGTGCGGCGCTCCTCGGTCGCCAAGCCGTGCACGCCCAGCGTGGCCAGCAGTCCGCCCTCGAACGCGACCGAGACCGTCTGGTGGTCGACCACGTCGTTGTCGCAGCGGTAGACGCAGCGGCCGTAGTCACTCTGCGCGAGCGCGCGCCGGCGTGCCTCGCGCGCGGGATCGGCCGAGAGATCCGTCCAGGGCCAGTGGCGCGCGACGTCGTCCTCGGGCCCGAGATAGAAGCGCTCGGCGTCCCACGGACAGGTCGCCTGCACGGGGCACGCGGCGCTGCAGCGCGCGGGCGCGCCTGCCGGCGCCTGCTCGGGCACGTAGGCGCCCAGGCCGCCGAACGAACTGACTTGCGCCGCGGGCCGGCCCGCGAGCCAGGCCATGAGGTCGAGGTCGTGACAGCTCTTGGCCAGCAGGAACGGCGCGGCCAGCTCGCGGCTGCGGAACTTCCCGCGCACGTAGGAGTGCGCCATGTGCCAGTACGACACGTGCTCGCGCAGGTCCATGACCTGCAGCTTGCCCAGGCGCCCGCTCGCGACGATCTGGTGCACGCGCGCGTAGAACTCCATGTGCCGCAGCACGTGCCCGATCTGCAGGATGCGGCCGGCGCGCTCGGCGGCCTCGACCACGCGCACACAGTCGGCGGCATCGAGGGCGATCGGCTTCTCGAGCAGCACGTGCAGGCCGCGCGCGAAGGCCTCGAGCGCGGGCTCGACGTGCTCGGTGTCTCCCGTGGCGATGATCGCGGCGTCGAGCGGCAGCCCGGCGGCGAACAGCTGCCGCCAGGTTTCGAACACCTGGCCCCGGCCCAGCCCGTGCTCGGCCGCGGTAGCCGCGCGCCGGTCGGCGCGCGGCTCGGCCAGCGCCACGACGCGCATGCGTTCCGGATGGCGCGCCGCGAAGCGCCCGAACACGTACCGGCCCCGGTTGCCCGCGCCGATCAGCGCGACGGCGAGTGACTTCATCGCGGCCTGCGATTCTACCTGGATCGAGGCGGCAAAGGCGCAGCCGTCGCACAGAGCGGGCGCGGGCTGCCGGCCGGAATTGCGCCCGAGGCGCGCGCGCGTTGCCGGCGAGCTGCGTGTGACTTGGGTCATCAAGCCGCGGGGGCGGACCGGTCGTAAAGATCGACATGCTCCGGCGCGTTCTGACGCTGGGAATCTGCCTCCTCGCGGGGGCGGGCTGCGCGAACCACGTGCGCTTCGCGGACGAGGTGCGCGAGCACGAGGCCCGCGACGTGACTCGCGCGCTGACGCGTGTGGCGCCGCGCGACGGGCAGGTCGTGGTGCAGCCGCAGACCGAGCTGGCGATCAGCGTCGACGAGACGGTGCGCGTGCGGCGCCGCGAGACGATCGTGCGCCTGGACGAGGAGACTCCCTGGCGCGCGCGCAACGAGCTGTGGGAGGTGCCCGAGGGCCTGGTGACGGTGCCGTTCTTCATCGCCGTGCGCGCCTCGAACAAGATGCTGCTCGGGCTGATCCCCGACGACTGGATCTCCTCGGGCATGGACTTCGGCTTCGCCGCGCTGAACCCGGCGCTCAACGTCGAGGCGCCCGACCGGGTCGTGGGACGCGAGGTCGGCCGCCGCAGCCGCGACGTCGACGGCGGGGAAGAGCGCGCGAGCCGGCCGCTGTCCGGCGTGCCGGTCGTGGTCACGCTCGCCGCCGGGCCGAGCCAGGCGCTGACCTGCGACGCCGACGGGCGCGTGCGCGTCGAGCTGCTCGAGCTCGTGCGCGGCGTGCCCGAGCCCGCGCCCGCGGTGCTGCACGTCGAGGTCGCGGGCGACGGTGTGCGCGCTCCGGCCTCGATCGAGCTGCCGCTCTCGCGGGCGCTCCGCGCGCGCCTGGTGCGCGCCGCGCGCGCCCGCGAGGCCGCCCTGGCGCCCGAGGTCTCGCCGGACGGGGCCGCGCGCGCCCTGGCCCTGCTGGACGGCCTGGGCTTCCGCGACAGCGCGCTGCGCGTCGAGCAGGAGCTGCGCGACCGCCAGCACGCCAACGCCGCCTGGCTCTCGCGCCTGGACCTGGCGCTCGAGGACTAGCGCTCGCAGCAGTCCCGTTGCCTTATGATGCGCCGCATGGCGCGCGCACGAAGCAACGGAATCGAGCTCGAGTACGAAGTCGCCGGCAACCCCGCGGACCCGCCGGTCCTCCTGGTCATGGGGCTCGGGGCACAGCTCATCGTCTGGGAAGACGAGTTCGTGCTGGGACTGGCGCGGCGCGGTCACTTCGTGGTGCGCTACGACAACCGCGACGTCGGCCTGTCGACTCACTTCGACGGCGTGGTGGCGCCGCCGCTGCCCGAGATCCTGGCGCGCCGCGCCGCGGGCCAGCCGATCGGCGCCCCCTACACGCTGTCGGACATGGCAGCCGACGCCGTCGGGCTGCTCGACCACCTGGAGATCCCGGCCGCGCACGTGGTCGGCGCGTCGATGGGCGGCATGATCGCGCAGACGCTCGCGATCGAGCACGCGCGCCGCGTGCGCTCGCTGACCTCGATCATGTCGACCACGGGGAACCCATCGCTGCCGCCGGCCAAGCCCGAGGCGATGGCGCGGCTCTCTCTGCCGGCGCCGGCCGACCGCAGCGCGTTCATCGCGCAGTCGGTCGAGTCGCAGAAGGTCATGGCGGGCTCCGGCTTCCCGTTCGACGAGGAGCGCGCGCGCCGGCTGGCCGAGCGCGGCTACGAGCGCGCGTTCTACCCGCAGGGCTTCGCGCGCCAGATCGCCGCGATCATGGCGTCGGGCAGCCGCCGCGACGCGCTCGAGAGCGTGCGCACTCCGACGCTCGTCGTGCACGGGCTCGAGGACCCGCTCGTGCCGCACGAGGGCGCGCTCGACACGCACGAGGCCGTTCCGGGCAGTGAGCTGCTCTTGATCGACGGCATGGGTCACTCACTGCCGCGCGGCGTGTGGCCGACGCTGATCGACGCCATCCAGAAGCACGTCGCGCGCGCGACATGAGCGCTGCCGTGCTCGGCTGGATCGCGTGCGCCTTCGCCCTGGCGATCGCCGGCGCGCTGTTCGCGCGCCTGCGCTCTGCCGAGGCGGGACGCAGCGCCGCGGCTGCGGAGCTCGCCGCCCGGAGCGCCGAGCTCGAGTCCACGCAGAAGCGGCTCGAGCAGCGCTCGGCGGAGCTGCGCGCGCGCGGCGAGGAGCTGTCCGAGCTGCGCAAGAAGCACGACAAGCTGAAGCGCCGCGCCGGCGACGAGCGCGAAGAGGAGAAGAGCGCGCCCGCGCGCATCCGCGCGCTCGAGACCGACCTGGCGGCGGAGCGCGCCGACAGCCGCGCCGCGCGCGACGAGATCGTGCGGCTGCACGGCGAGGCCGAGCGCAGCGCCGCCGAGCTGGCGCGCGTGGGCGCGGAGCTGGCCGCCGCGAGTCAGAAGCTCCGCGAAGTGACTCCCCTGGCCGACGCCGGCCAGCTCGACGCGCTCAGAGCCCGCGTGCAGGCCGGCGAGGAGCGCGCCGCGAAGCTCGCCACCGAGCTCGCGAGCGCGCAGCAGAACACGGCCAAGTACAAGGGCCGCTGGGAGACGCTCGACAAGACCTACATCGTCTTGCGCGGCGAGCTCGAGCTGAAGAAGGACGAGCTGCGCAGCCTGCGCGTCGAGGTCGAGCGCCTGCGCGCGCTCGAAGTGGTGCTGGTCGAGCCCGAGCCGCGCCCGGCCGAGCCCCCGGCCTAGCGCGCGCGCACCTCGTGCAGCGCGAGCGCGAGCGCCCCGGTCGAGCGCCAGGCGTCGTCGAGCGCGAGCGCCACCCGCTCGCCGGGCTCCACGCGCACCGGCTCCGCCACCCAGCCCAGTGACTCCTGCTCGGCGAACACGTCGTCGCCGAAGGCGAGTGACTGGCTGAACAGCACCGCCGTGAGCGTGCCGGGCGAGCCCAGGTGCAGCGTGAAGGTCTTGGGCAGCGGGTCGAAGCTGCGCGACACGTCGAGCCGGTGCACGTCGGCGGGCCGGCCCAGGAGCCGGGCGGCGGCGCGCTCGAGCCGGCCGTCGCGGCCGCGCCGCGGCTGCCAGGCCAGGTCGGGCTGGCGGCCCAGGTCCTCGAGCAAGGGCTCGAAGGCCAGCCCGTAGCGGCCGCGCAGCGCCTCGATGTCGGCGCGCTGCTGGCGCAGCCGCGTCGGGAGGTCCTGCTCGGCCCACTCGAGGGGGCTGGCGCGGGTCACGACCCGATCGGGAATCACGCGCCCGCTCGGCGCGAGGAAGCGGTCCAGGACCTGCGCGGTGAGTCGCAGGGTCGGCTCGTCGCGCCGCGGGTCACCGTCGCAGCGCGGCGCCACGATCAGGTCGAAGGGCATGCCCAGGTCGTCGCGCTGCAGGCGCGCCAGGTCGCCGCGCACCCAGCGGATGTGGTCGGCGACGCGGTTGGCCTCCGCCAGCCGGCGCGCGAGCTGCGTCTGGCCGATGTCCACGGCCACCACGCTCGCGCCCGCGCGCGCCGCCCACAGGGCCACCACTCCGGGGCCGCAGCCCGCGTCGAGCACGCGCATGCCGGGGCGCACGATGCGCTCGAGCACCCTGCGCAGCGCGAGCGCACCGTCGGCGCGCCGCAGGACCTCGAGCTGCTCGTGCGGGTTCATTCACACCCCACGCGAGCTTGGATCGGACCCGGACGCCTGCGCCTGAAGCGCTTCGATGCGTTTCTGCAGGCGCCGGAAGCCCAGCGCCGAGACACCCGACATGAGCGCGGCCAGGGGCATGAGTCCGTCGCCCAGGCCGTCCCAGCCGGGCAGGGTGACTCCGAGGACCGGCAGCGTAGAGGCAGCCCAGCCGAGGTAGAGCGCCATGCCGAGGAACGGCGCGACCGCGCCGCGCAGCCCGGTGAGCGTCACGTGCGCGCCCATGTAGAGGCCGACCCGATCCGGCGGCGCGAAGTCGTTGTGGCCCAGGTTCCAGGCCAGACCGCCGCCGGCGCGCGCCGCCCCCAGCACCATGCGCGCGACCAGGAGCACGCCCAGCGAGTGAGTCGCCGCGCCGGCCCAGAGCAGCAGCTGCGAGAGCGAGAAGCTCCAGGCATGCGCGGCGCGGAAGGCGGACACGTGCACCCGGTCGAGATACACCGCCCAGAACGGCGTCGTGGCGATCGAGAGCAAGAGCGGGATCACGGTGGTGACCGAGATCGACTCGGCGTAGCTCGCGCCCATCTCGTGCGAGACCAGGTAGATGACCGGCGCCTCGACCATCATGTTCGAGATGCCCGAGAGCATCTGCCAGCCGAGGAAGCTCGCGTAGAGCGGGTCGGCGCGCAGCAACGCCCACATGCCCTCCGCGTGCGCGCCGCTCTCGGCCGCAGCCTGCTCCTGCGCGAGGTGGTCGCTCTCGCCCAGAAGCGGCACGCGCGAGAACACGAACACCCCGGCGGCGCCCAGCGCCGCGCCGGCCGCGTACACGATGCGGAAGCTGTGCGGGTCGGCGTTCAGGACCTGCGCGCCCACCCAGGACGCGCCCGCGAGCGAGAGCACGCTCACGATCTGCAGCCGGGCCAGCATTCTTCCGCGGGCTTCGCGCGGATAGTTCAAGCTCCACACGATGCTGCGCAGGCTGATGATCCCGCCCAGGACCAGCCGCGCCGCGACCTGCAGAGCGACCAGCGCTGCCGCGCCGATCGCGTTCTCGGGAATCAGCGCCACTGCGGCGACGCACGCCGCGAAGGCCGAGAGCAGCCCGGTGGTCCACGGTACGCGCCGCCGGCCGTGCGCGAGCCGCGCCCAGAACGAGCTCGAGAGATTGCCGAACATGGGCGCGGCAGTGACCAGCGCGATCACCGCGGGGTGCACGTGGAAGAGCTTGTCGGCGACGACGCCCACGAACGCGCCCTCGGTGAGCGCGAAGCTGGCGCCGAACAGCATCTCGAACAGTCGCTCGAGGCGATAGCCGCGCAGCGGCACGGGGGGTAGAGCGGGGCGCCGCAGGGACCGGCGCTCCGCCGCGGGGCGGAGCCCCGGCTCGGACGCACGCATCGCGCGGACGCTAGCGCGCCAGCGACTCCTTGTCCGATGGTCGCGCGGGCACGCTGCCCAGACTCCGGAAGCGTGTGCGCAGGCGCTCGACGGTGTCGTCGAGCACTACGTAGAACACCGGCACCACGACCAGAGTCAGCAGCACCGACGACAGCATGCCGGCGCCCGTCGCCACGGCCATCGGCGCGCGAGTCTCCGCGCCCGGTCCGATGCCGAGCGCGGCGGGCAGCACGCCGAGCATCATCGACACTGCGGTCATCAGCACCGGCCGCATGCGCACGGGCGCGGCGGTGCGCATGGCCGCGACCTTGTCGAGCCCGCGTCTGCGCAGCTCGTTCGCGAAGTCGACCAGAAGGATCGAGTTCTTCGTGACCAGCCCCATCAGCAGGATGATGCCGATCACGCTGAACAGGTTGATGGTCATGCCCAGCCGGAAGAGGTGCATGAACAGGAGACCCCCGAACGCGCCGACCATGGCGAGCGGCAGGGCCAGCATGACGGTGAGCGGATGCAGGAGACTCTCGAACTGCGCCGCGAGCACCATGTAGATCACCAGCACCGCGAGCCCGATCGCCAGCGCGAACTGGCGCAGGCTCTGCAAGAACTGCTCGGCGCTGCCGCCGAAGCGCAGGCTCGCGCCCTCGGGCAGGAGGTCCTTGGTGACTCGCTCGACGGTCGAGATCGCCTCGCCCACCGGCACGCCTTCCAGGTTGGCCGAGATCGTGACCGAGCGCTGGCGCTGGTCGCGGCTGATGATCGACGCGGCGGCGCCGGTCTCGATGCGCGCCAGGTTGCGCAGCTCGGCCACGCCGCCGTCCTTGGTGCGCACGAACAGCCCGCCGATCGCCTCGGGGTCGGCGCGGAACTGCTCGTCGAGCCGCACGCGGATGTCGTAGCGGTGACCGCCTTCCTTGAACTTCGCGGCGTCGAGCCCGCCGATGCCCGCCTGCACGATCTGCGAGAGACTGCGCGCGTCGACACCCAGCGCGCTGCACTTCTCGCGGTCGGGAATCACGCGCACCTCGGGCAGGCCGATGCGCAGTGACTTCGACAGGTCGACGAAGCCCTTCTCGGCGGCCAGCCGGCGCATGATCTGGTCGGAGATCTGGTCGAGCTGCTCGATCGGCAGATTGCCGCGCAGCGCGAACTCGAGCTCGCCCCGGCCGCCGCCGGAGAGCATCGAGACCGGGTCGAACACGCGCACCTCGATGCCGGGGATCTCGCCCAGCGCCTTGCGCGCGGCGACCATCAGCTCCTGCGCGCTGCGCGCGCGCTCGGCGCGCGGCTTCAGGATCGCCACGAACACCGCGTTGGTCACGTTGCCGGGGCCGTCGGGACCCGAGACACCGATGCCCGAGAACAGGCCACGCAGCTCGGACTGCGCCAGGAGCCACTTCTCGGCCTCCTTCACGCGCTCGGTCGTGCCCTCGAGCGACGTGCCCGGCGGAGTCTCCATCATCACGAACATGCGGCCTTCGTCGCTGGGCGGGAAGAACTCACTGCCCAGGAGCGACCCGAAGCCGAGCGCGACCACGAACGAAGCCGCCGCAGCCAGGAGGACCGCGCGCCGGTGACCCAGCGCCCAGTCGAGCACGCGCGCGTAGGCGCGCTCGACGCGCTGGAAGCCGAGCTCGAGCCGGTGGTACAGGCCGCCGTGGGCGTGCGGGGCCTCGGCGGGCAGCCGCGCCGCGAGCATGGGAATCAGGGTCAGCGCGACGAACAGCGAGAACACCACCGAGGCCGCGACCGTGAGTCCGAAGTCGCGCAGGAAGCTGCCGACGATGCCGCGCACGAAGATCACGGGCAGGAACACGATCGCGATCGAGAGCGTGGCGGCGGTGGCGGCGAACGCGATCTCGCGCGCGCCGTTCGAGGCCGCCTCGCGCGGCGACTCACCGGCCTCGCGCCGGCGCTCGATGTTCTCGAGCACGATGATCGCGTCGTCGATCACCACGCCCACCGCGAGCGCGAGCGCGAGCAGGGTCATGGTGTTGATCGTGAGCCCGAACACCCACATGGCGCCGAACGCCGCGACCAGCGACAGCGGGATCGACGTGCCGATCACCAGCGTCGGCCGCACGCGGCGCAGGAACAGGAGCACCGTGAGCGTGGCCAGGAAGGCGCCGAACACCAGCGCGAACTGGGTCTCGGCCACGGACTCGCGGATCGACGTCGAGAAGTCGATCACCTGGTCGCGCTCGGGGAAGGAGAGACCCTCCGGCATGTCCTTGCGCAAGAGGTCGACCTGGTCGTGGGTGCGGTTCGCGATCTCGACCGTGTTCGCGCGCGACTGCTTCATGATGCCGATGCCGGCACCGGGCGCGCCGTTGAAGCGCGCGATGAAGCGCTCGTCCTCGGCGCCGTCCTCCACGCGCGCCACGTCGGAGAGCCGCACGGGCGCGCCGTCGGCCTCGGCCACGATCAGGTCGCGCAGCTCGGCCACCGAGCGGAACTCGGCCTCGGTCTTCAGCGCGTACTCGAGCGCGTGACTCTGGAGACTGCCGCCGGGCACGTCGACGTGCTCGCGCTCTAGCGCCCCCACCACGTCCATCACCGACAGGCCGCGCGCGCGCAGCGCCTCGCCGTCGATCCAGATGCGGATCGCGCGCTCGCGCTTGCCGAAGATCTCGGTCGAGGCGACGCCGTTGATCGTCTCGAGCACGGGCTTCAGCGTGTACTTGATGTACTCGGTGGTCTCGACCGGCGAGCGGTCGGTGTTGAGCGGCAGCCAGATGATCGGGCTCGAGGTCAGGCTGCGCTTGTCGATGATCGGCGGCTCGAGCTCGCGCGGCAGCGTGGCGCGGGCACGCGCAACCTTGTCGCGCACGTCCTGGGCCGCCTGGTCGATGTCGCGCTCGAGCTCGAACTCGGCGGTGATCATGGTCGCGCCCGCCATGGTGGTGGACTTGAGCGAGCGCAGGCCGCCGATCGTGTTCAGATTCTCCTCGAGCACCTCGGTGACGTCCTCCTCCATGGTCTCGGGGCTCGCGCCCTCGAGCTGGGCCATCACCGTGACCACGGGGAACTCCATGTTCGGCATCTGGTCCACGCCGAGCTCGAGATACCCGAGCACGCCGAACACGACCAGCGACAGCGTGAGCATGAGCGTCAGCACCGGGCGCTGGATGCACAGGTCGGAGAGACTCACGGCCGGGTCACTTCGGAAGCCGGGAGCACGGCCGAGCCGTCGGGGTTGCGCGCTGCGATCGCGGCGCCTTCCACCAGCGCCGAGTGACCGCGCACGATCACCGTGTCGCCGGGCTCGAGGCCGGCGCGGATCTCGACCATGCCGTCCTTGATCGGCCCGAGCTCGACCTTGCGGCGCTGTGCGCGCGTGCCCGCGTCGACGGCGCGGAACACGACCTGGCCGTCGGCGCGCTGCAGCACGGCCTCCTCGGGCACGAGCAGCACGCCGGGGCGCTCTGCGATGCCCAGGTCGGCGCGCGCGAACAGCCCCGGCCGCAGCCGGCCGTCCGGGTTCGCGAGCCCGGCCTTCACGCGCAGCGTGCGCGTGCGCTCGTCGATCACCGGCGAGATCATCGTGACTTCGCCGTGGAAGAGCTGGCCGGGGTAGGGCGCCACCGACACGTCGAGCGGCAGCCCCAGGCGCAGGCGCGCGGCATCCGACTCGGGCAAGCTGAACTCGACCTCGACCGGGTCGAGTGACACGAGCTCGAACAGCTTCTGGCCGGGCTGCACGAACTCGCCGCGCGAGACGAAGCGCCGCCCGATCACGCCGGCGAAGCGCGCGGCCACGCGCGAGTCGGCGAGCGCGTTCTCGGCGGCCGACAGGTCGGCCTGCAAGGCCTGCACGCGCGAGCGTGCGGCGGCGAGCGCCGCATCGGACGACTCGAGCTGCGCCTTCGACGCCACGTGTTTCTGCGCCAGCGCGCGCACGCGCTCACTCGCGCGCTGCGCCTCGAGCAGCCCCGAGCCCGCCTCGGACAGACGCGCGCGCGCCCGGTCGAGGTCGAGCGCGTGCCGGTCCGGGTCGATCTCGATCACGACCTCGCGCTCGCCCACGGTCTGGCCCTCGTCGACCCGGATCGCGGTGACTTCGCCCGCCACCTGGGCCGCGACGTCGGCGCGCTGCTTGGCCAGGATCTGCCCGGTGGCCGCCACGCGCTCCTCGACGTCGCGCACGGTGACCGGCGCCAGCACCACGCTGCGCGGCGGAGCAGCCTCGCTCGCGTCGCGGCGCCCGCAGGCCGCCAGCGCCAGCCCGGCGCTGAGCGCGAAGGCGACGCGCGCGCGGCTCATCGCGCCGCCTCGCCGTGCAGGATGCCGCGCTCGATCGTGTCGAGGGCGAGATCGAGCAGCTCCGGGCGCCACGGGTGGTCCGGGCGACTCACACACAGCG encodes the following:
- a CDS encoding efflux RND transporter permease subunit, whose amino-acid sequence is MSLSDLCIQRPVLTLMLTLSLVVFGVLGYLELGVDQMPNMEFPVVTVMAQLEGASPETMEEDVTEVLEENLNTIGGLRSLKSTTMAGATMITAEFELERDIDQAAQDVRDKVARARATLPRELEPPIIDKRSLTSSPIIWLPLNTDRSPVETTEYIKYTLKPVLETINGVASTEIFGKRERAIRIWIDGEALRARGLSVMDVVGALEREHVDVPGGSLQSHALEYALKTEAEFRSVAELRDLIVAEADGAPVRLSDVARVEDGAEDERFIARFNGAPGAGIGIMKQSRANTVEIANRTHDQVDLLRKDMPEGLSFPERDQVIDFSTSIRESVAETQFALVFGAFLATLTVLLFLRRVRPTLVIGTSIPLSLVAAFGAMWVFGLTINTMTLLALALAVGVVIDDAIIVLENIERRREAGESPREAASNGAREIAFAATAATLSIAIVFLPVIFVRGIVGSFLRDFGLTVAASVVFSLFVALTLIPMLAARLPAEAPHAHGGLYHRLELGFQRVERAYARVLDWALGHRRAVLLAAAASFVVALGFGSLLGSEFFPPSDEGRMFVMMETPPGTSLEGTTERVKEAEKWLLAQSELRGLFSGIGVSGPDGPGNVTNAVFVAILKPRAERARSAQELMVAARKALGEIPGIEVRVFDPVSMLSGGGRGELEFALRGNLPIEQLDQISDQIMRRLAAEKGFVDLSKSLRIGLPEVRVIPDREKCSALGVDARSLSQIVQAGIGGLDAAKFKEGGHRYDIRVRLDEQFRADPEAIGGLFVRTKDGGVAELRNLARIETGAAASIISRDQRQRSVTISANLEGVPVGEAISTVERVTKDLLPEGASLRFGGSAEQFLQSLRQFALAIGLAVLVIYMVLAAQFESLLHPLTVMLALPLAMVGAFGGLLFMHLFRLGMTINLFSVIGIILLMGLVTKNSILLVDFANELRRRGLDKVAAMRTAAPVRMRPVLMTAVSMMLGVLPAALGIGPGAETRAPMAVATGAGMLSSVLLTLVVVPVFYVVLDDTVERLRTRFRSLGSVPARPSDKESLAR
- a CDS encoding MFS transporter, with amino-acid sequence MPLRGYRLERLFEMLFGASFALTEGAFVGVVADKLFHVHPAVIALVTAAPMFGNLSSSFWARLAHGRRRVPWTTGLLSAFAACVAAVALIPENAIGAAALVALQVAARLVLGGIISLRSIVWSLNYPREARGRMLARLQIVSVLSLAGASWVGAQVLNADPHSFRIVYAAGAALGAAGVFVFSRVPLLGESDHLAQEQAAAESGAHAEGMWALLRADPLYASFLGWQMLSGISNMMVEAPVIYLVSHEMGASYAESISVTTVIPLLLSIATTPFWAVYLDRVHVSAFRAAHAWSFSLSQLLLWAGAATHSLGVLLVARMVLGAARAGGGLAWNLGHNDFAPPDRVGLYMGAHVTLTGLRGAVAPFLGMALYLGWAASTLPVLGVTLPGWDGLGDGLMPLAALMSGVSALGFRRLQKRIEALQAQASGSDPSSRGV
- a CDS encoding methyltransferase domain-containing protein, producing MNPHEQLEVLRRADGALALRRVLERIVRPGMRVLDAGCGPGVVALWAARAGASVVAVDIGQTQLARRLAEANRVADHIRWVRGDLARLQRDDLGMPFDLIVAPRCDGDPRRDEPTLRLTAQVLDRFLAPSGRVIPDRVVTRASPLEWAEQDLPTRLRQQRADIEALRGRYGLAFEPLLEDLGRQPDLAWQPRRGRDGRLERAAARLLGRPADVHRLDVSRSFDPLPKTFTLHLGSPGTLTAVLFSQSLAFGDDVFAEQESLGWVAEPVRVEPGERVALALDDAWRSTGALALALHEVRAR
- a CDS encoding Gfo/Idh/MocA family oxidoreductase — its product is MKSLAVALIGAGNRGRYVFGRFAARHPERMRVVALAEPRADRRAATAAEHGLGRGQVFETWRQLFAAGLPLDAAIIATGDTEHVEPALEAFARGLHVLLEKPIALDAADCVRVVEAAERAGRILQIGHVLRHMEFYARVHQIVASGRLGKLQVMDLREHVSYWHMAHSYVRGKFRSRELAAPFLLAKSCHDLDLMAWLAGRPAAQVSSFGGLGAYVPEQAPAGAPARCSAACPVQATCPWDAERFYLGPEDDVARHWPWTDLSADPAREARRRALAQSDYGRCVYRCDNDVVDHQTVSVAFEGGLLATLGVHGLATEERRTLRISGSHGELRGVLQTGLLEVTRHGDTQLETLRLPASVGHASGDRNLLTHFCDAVASGAGAEARAAGRTALESHLLGFAAERARHEGRVVDMAAYREEVTRAAGS
- a CDS encoding alpha/beta fold hydrolase, encoding MARARSNGIELEYEVAGNPADPPVLLVMGLGAQLIVWEDEFVLGLARRGHFVVRYDNRDVGLSTHFDGVVAPPLPEILARRAAGQPIGAPYTLSDMAADAVGLLDHLEIPAAHVVGASMGGMIAQTLAIEHARRVRSLTSIMSTTGNPSLPPAKPEAMARLSLPAPADRSAFIAQSVESQKVMAGSGFPFDEERARRLAERGYERAFYPQGFARQIAAIMASGSRRDALESVRTPTLVVHGLEDPLVPHEGALDTHEAVPGSELLLIDGMGHSLPRGVWPTLIDAIQKHVARAT
- a CDS encoding efflux RND transporter periplasmic adaptor subunit, with product MSRARVAFALSAGLALAACGRRDASEAAPPRSVVLAPVTVRDVEERVAATGQILAKQRADVAAQVAGEVTAIRVDEGQTVGEREVVIEIDPDRHALDLDRARARLSEAGSGLLEAQRASERVRALAQKHVASKAQLESSDAALAAARSRVQALQADLSAAENALADSRVAARFAGVIGRRFVSRGEFVQPGQKLFELVSLDPVEVEFSLPESDAARLRLGLPLDVSVAPYPGQLFHGEVTMISPVIDERTRTLRVKAGLANPDGRLRPGLFARADLGIAERPGVLLVPEEAVLQRADGQVVFRAVDAGTRAQRRKVELGPIKDGMVEIRAGLEPGDTVIVRGHSALVEGAAIAARNPDGSAVLPASEVTRP